A region of the candidate division KSB1 bacterium genome:
ATATAAAAAAGGAGACGAATTTGTCACCGGGTTTTAAGTCTTTTATCATTTTATCTCGCTACCAAGGGGTTATGGTTAAATGTTCTTGTGCCCTTTCTGTAATTTCACCTCGGCCCATAATCATTGAACGGTACCGACCTTCCAGCCAGAGCGGCGTCTGATCTTTGTAATGTTTGCTCATCCTCTGGCCGGACTGGCCGGTGGTGATGACCGACAGTGTATGATTTAAATCGCACAAGTCAACCAACTGCCTTGTGGAAGCTCCCAGGTTTGCCTCGAAAG
Encoded here:
- a CDS encoding penicillin acylase family protein, which encodes FEANLGASTRQLVDLCDLNHTLSVITTGQSGQRMSKHYKDQTPLWLEGRYRSMIMGRGEITERAQEHLTITPW